A part of Liolophura sinensis isolate JHLJ2023 chromosome 1, CUHK_Ljap_v2, whole genome shotgun sequence genomic DNA contains:
- the LOC135467592 gene encoding catalase-like isoform X1, translated as MSKSRDRAADQLNDFKKSQQNAPSMTTGTGAPVGDKLASLTVGPRGPLLLQDFVFTDEMAHFNRERIPERVVHAKGSGAFGYLEITHDITKYCKAKPFEYVGKKTPLAVRFSTVGGERGSADTARDPRGFAIKMYTEDGNWDLVGNNTPIFFIRDPMLFPSFIHTQKRNPVTNLKDPDMFWDFITLRPETSHQVSFLFSDRGTPDGFRHMNGYGSHTFKLVNQDGQPVYCKFHFKTDQGIKCLMGPEAAAMEGNEPDYATRDLYNAISTGNFPSWSLYIQVMTYEEAERFRWNPFDLTKVWPQGEYPLIPVGRMVLNRNPKNYFSEVEQIAFSPAHMIPGIEPSPDKMLQGRLFSYSDTHRHRLGSNYLQIPVNCPFNTKVRNYQRDGPQCVDDNQTGAPNYYPNSFSGPLDETRHCESQFTITGNVCRYNTKDEDNFSQVGIFWRKVLKPAERRRLVENMAGHLRNAQPFLQKRAVNNFSQADQEYGRMLQEELDKYNQSTSGLASQL; from the exons ATGTCTAAGTCAAGAGACCGTGCTGCTGACCAGTTAAATGACTTCAAGAAATCGCAACAG aatgCTCCTTCAATGACAACAGGCACTGGGGCTCCAGTTGGAGATAAACTGGCCTCACTGACTGTAGGACCACGGGGGCCTCTGCTGCTGCAGGATTTTGTCTTTACAGATGAAATGGCTCACTTCAATCGGGAAAGGATTCCAGAGCGTGTGGTTCATGCTAAAGGatcag GAGCTTTCGGCTACCTTGAGATCACTCATGATATCACAAAGTACTGCAAAGCCAAGCCATTTGAATATGTGGGCAAAAAGACTCCCCTTGCTGTTCGCTTTTCAACTGTTG GTGGGGAGCGTGGCTCAGCTGACACAGCTCGGGACCCCAGGGGATTTGCTATCAAAATGTACACAGAGGACGGTAACTGGGACTTGGTGGGAAACAACACGCCTATCTTCTTTATTCGAGACCCTATGCTG TTTCCCAGCTTTATCCATACTCAGAAGAGAAATCCAGTAACTAACCTGAAG GATCCTGATATGTTCTGGGACTTCATCACGTTACGACCAGAAACCAGCCACCAGGTGTCCTTCCTCTTCTCGGATCGCGGAACGCCTGACGGCTTCAGACATATGAACGGCTATGGCAGTCACACATTTAAACtggtcaaccaagatggacagCCTGTCTACTGTAAATTCCACTTCAAG ACTGATCAAGGCATTAAGTGTTTGATGGGACCTGAGGCAGCGGCTATGGAGGGGAATGAACCAGACTATGCCACGCGAGACCTGTATAACGCCATCAGCACGGGTAACTTCCCCTCCTGGAGCCTGTACATACAGGTCATGACGTATGAGGAGGCCGAGAGGTTCCGCTGGAACCCATTTGACCTGACCAAG GTGTGGCCCCAGGGTGAGTATCCACTGATACCTGTTGGAAGGATGGTGCTTAACCGGAATCCAAAGAATTACTTTTCTGAGGTGGAACAGATCGCCTTCTCCCCTGCCCACATGATTCCAGGCATCGAGCCCAGCCCTGACAAGATGCTACAG GGCCGGCTGTTCTCGTACTCTGACACTCACAGACACAGGCTCGGCAGCAATTATTTACAGATTCCTGTGAACTGCCCCTTTAATACCAAAGTGAGAAACTACCAGAGGGATGGGCCTCAGTGTGTGGATGATAACCAGA CTGGCGCCCCTAACTATTATCCGAACAGTTTCAGCGGTCCCCTGGACGAGACCAGACACTGCGAGAGCCAGTTTACAATTACTGGAAATGTGTGTCGATATAACACCAAGGATGAGGACAACTTCAGCCAAGTGGGAATCTTCTGGAGGAAG GTGTTGAAGCCAGCTGAGAGGAGGAGACTGGTGGAGAACATGGCAGGCCACTTGAGGAATGCTCAACCCTTTCTACAGAAGAGAGCTGTCAACAACTTCAGCCAGGCTGACCAGGAATATGGACGCATGCTACAAGAAGAGTTGGACAAGTACAACCAATCAACG tctGGCCTGGCATCTCAGCTGTGA
- the LOC135468924 gene encoding dehydrodolichyl diphosphate synthase complex subunit nus1-like gives MFLDRHLLRLTHCILDFGSFLCQFTVVIWSMAMNFVLYRKRKEMCYMPESATEGNVLRKLPQHIAYIVTESKFSYKDLANLIIWAVEFGISYVTVYDPHGEIKRNNKILKDLIQQKNIRADSSGRFDIQISTDLQECKASMKVFNVAVLSLEDGRQGLVRLTKQLSSQVLANQWSIADVVPNSVNKLIQESYGFPDPDLIVRFGNISSLIGFLPWHVRLSEILSLPTHHGLDYYLFRCTLMRYGCLEQRFGK, from the exons ATGTTTCTCGATCGGCATTTATTGCGATTAACTCACTGCATTTTAGATTTTGGTTCGTTTTTATGTCAGTTTACGGTAGTTATTTGGAGCATGGCTATGAACTTTGTTTTGTACCGAAAACGTAAAGAAATGTGTTATATGCCGGAGTCGGCGACTGAAGGAAACGTTCTAAGAAAGTTACCGCAGCACATCGCCTATATCGTTACGGAGAGCAAATTCTCCTACAAAGATCTAGCCAACCTTATTATTTGGGCAGTCGAGTTTGGCATCTCCTATGTCACTGTATACGATCCTCACG GCGAAATCAAACGaaacaacaaaattttaaaagatttaatTCAGCAGAAGAATATAAGGGCTGACAGTTCTGGACGTTTTGACATACAGATTTCAACAGATTTACAAGAATGTAAAG CATCAATGAAAGTATTTAATGTAGCAGTGCTGTCTTTGGAAGATGGAAGACAAGGCCTAGTTCGTTTGACTAAACAGCTATCTAGCCAGGTGCTGGCTAACCAATGGAGTATAGCAGATGTTGTTCCAAACAGTGTGAACAAGCTCATACAAG aaagttatgGTTTTCCTGATCCAGATTTGATAGTGCGGTTCGGAAACATCTCATCACTAATTGGTTTTCTCCCATGGCATGTTCGGTTATCAGAAATTTT GTCTTTGCCCACCCACCATGGATTGGATTACTATTTATTTCGCTGTACCCTCATGAGGTACGGCTGTTTGGAGCAGCGTTTTGGCAAATAA
- the LOC135467592 gene encoding catalase-like isoform X2, which translates to MKWLTSIGKGFQSVWFMLKDQELSATLRSLMISQSTAKPSHLNMWAKRLPLLFAFQLLFPSFIHTQKRNPVTNLKDPDMFWDFITLRPETSHQVSFLFSDRGTPDGFRHMNGYGSHTFKLVNQDGQPVYCKFHFKTDQGIKCLMGPEAAAMEGNEPDYATRDLYNAISTGNFPSWSLYIQVMTYEEAERFRWNPFDLTKVWPQGEYPLIPVGRMVLNRNPKNYFSEVEQIAFSPAHMIPGIEPSPDKMLQGRLFSYSDTHRHRLGSNYLQIPVNCPFNTKVRNYQRDGPQCVDDNQTGAPNYYPNSFSGPLDETRHCESQFTITGNVCRYNTKDEDNFSQVGIFWRKVLKPAERRRLVENMAGHLRNAQPFLQKRAVNNFSQADQEYGRMLQEELDKYNQSTSGLASQL; encoded by the exons ATGAAATGGCTCACTTCAATCGGGAAAGGATTCCAGAGCGTGTGGTTCATGCTAAAGGatcag GAGCTTTCGGCTACCTTGAGATCACTCATGATATCACAAAGTACTGCAAAGCCAAGCCATTTGAATATGTGGGCAAAAAGACTCCCCTTGCTGTTCGCTTTTCAACTGTTG TTTCCCAGCTTTATCCATACTCAGAAGAGAAATCCAGTAACTAACCTGAAG GATCCTGATATGTTCTGGGACTTCATCACGTTACGACCAGAAACCAGCCACCAGGTGTCCTTCCTCTTCTCGGATCGCGGAACGCCTGACGGCTTCAGACATATGAACGGCTATGGCAGTCACACATTTAAACtggtcaaccaagatggacagCCTGTCTACTGTAAATTCCACTTCAAG ACTGATCAAGGCATTAAGTGTTTGATGGGACCTGAGGCAGCGGCTATGGAGGGGAATGAACCAGACTATGCCACGCGAGACCTGTATAACGCCATCAGCACGGGTAACTTCCCCTCCTGGAGCCTGTACATACAGGTCATGACGTATGAGGAGGCCGAGAGGTTCCGCTGGAACCCATTTGACCTGACCAAG GTGTGGCCCCAGGGTGAGTATCCACTGATACCTGTTGGAAGGATGGTGCTTAACCGGAATCCAAAGAATTACTTTTCTGAGGTGGAACAGATCGCCTTCTCCCCTGCCCACATGATTCCAGGCATCGAGCCCAGCCCTGACAAGATGCTACAG GGCCGGCTGTTCTCGTACTCTGACACTCACAGACACAGGCTCGGCAGCAATTATTTACAGATTCCTGTGAACTGCCCCTTTAATACCAAAGTGAGAAACTACCAGAGGGATGGGCCTCAGTGTGTGGATGATAACCAGA CTGGCGCCCCTAACTATTATCCGAACAGTTTCAGCGGTCCCCTGGACGAGACCAGACACTGCGAGAGCCAGTTTACAATTACTGGAAATGTGTGTCGATATAACACCAAGGATGAGGACAACTTCAGCCAAGTGGGAATCTTCTGGAGGAAG GTGTTGAAGCCAGCTGAGAGGAGGAGACTGGTGGAGAACATGGCAGGCCACTTGAGGAATGCTCAACCCTTTCTACAGAAGAGAGCTGTCAACAACTTCAGCCAGGCTGACCAGGAATATGGACGCATGCTACAAGAAGAGTTGGACAAGTACAACCAATCAACG tctGGCCTGGCATCTCAGCTGTGA